From Gemmatimonadaceae bacterium, a single genomic window includes:
- a CDS encoding electron transfer flavoprotein subunit alpha/FixB family protein codes for MSDVLVIAEARGGEPRKIALEALAVARPLADQLGGSVHVLLAGAPGVGAGAVTLGAHGADAVLVAEHPGLVNYDAESQAALVAGRVKSGAYRVVVFGASAQGRDLAPRTAARLRTTLASDVTSVTLDGDALVVTHPGYTGKVILTLRLSANPALVSVRPGAVQPKPVAKAGAVEQVALPVEPAASRVVTTETVLGDTRQLDLGEAPVIIAGGRGLKAAEHFALVEDLATAFGNAAVGATRAVTDEGWRPHSDQIGQTGRLVSPDLYVAVGISGAIQHLAGMRTSRCIVAINKDKEAPIFKVADYGIVGDVFEVVPALTAAVRTARG; via the coding sequence ATGTCCGACGTCCTCGTCATAGCTGAAGCGCGCGGTGGTGAGCCGCGCAAGATCGCCCTCGAGGCGCTCGCCGTTGCGCGGCCGCTCGCCGACCAGCTCGGTGGCAGTGTGCATGTGCTGTTGGCAGGCGCGCCCGGGGTCGGGGCAGGAGCCGTCACGTTAGGCGCCCACGGGGCGGACGCCGTGCTCGTGGCGGAGCACCCGGGGCTGGTCAACTACGACGCCGAGTCGCAGGCGGCGCTCGTGGCCGGCCGCGTGAAGTCGGGTGCGTATCGCGTGGTGGTATTCGGCGCGAGTGCCCAGGGTCGCGACCTCGCCCCGCGCACCGCGGCCAGGCTGCGCACCACGCTGGCCAGCGACGTTACGTCGGTCACGCTCGATGGCGACGCGCTGGTCGTCACGCATCCAGGCTATACCGGCAAGGTGATCCTCACGTTGCGACTGTCGGCAAACCCTGCGCTCGTTTCCGTCCGACCGGGCGCCGTTCAGCCGAAGCCCGTGGCGAAGGCCGGCGCGGTCGAGCAGGTCGCGCTCCCCGTCGAACCCGCCGCCTCTCGCGTGGTGACGACGGAGACGGTGCTTGGCGACACTCGGCAGTTGGACCTGGGCGAGGCGCCGGTGATCATCGCCGGTGGACGCGGACTCAAGGCCGCAGAGCACTTCGCCCTCGTCGAGGATCTCGCCACAGCGTTCGGCAACGCGGCCGTCGGCGCAACGCGCGCGGTGACGGACGAGGGCTGGCGGCCGCACTCGGACCAGATCGGCCAGACCGGGCGGCTCGTGAGCCCCGATCTGTACGTGGCGGTCGGCATCTCCGGCGCGATCCAGCATCTCGCCGGCATGCGGACGTCGCGGTGCATCGTCGCGATCAACAAGGACAAGGAGGCCCCGATCTTCAAGGTGGCCGACTATGGCATCGTGGGCGACGTTTTCGAGGTGGTCCCCGCGCTCACCGCGGCGGTGAGGACGGCCAGAGGGTAG
- a CDS encoding Ig-like domain-containing protein, producing MRRQLRLDARGVAAIAMAVAVLSCHEVIPADSIVSRVELSPIDVSLLVGRDTALRARVQLGSGTFLEPGGVFWSSADPAVASVDAAGRVSAVSAGSTRIAASAGGKSALALITVAVPPITIVRVAPASSGVTVGSSVTLRANALLSTGDTVKGRPVAWRTSASGVATVSTAGAVQAMAPGSATITATVDGVSGTATISVTPVPVAAVAVTPARASVIVTNSAQLAAATQSATGAVLTGRVVTWSTDAPTIATVSTTGLVTTLNTGTATITATSEGRRGTSRITVLPIPVRSVSILPTSVDLLVGATARLTAVPRDSAGTALPGRRVSWSSSQPSIATVDSTGLAVAVAPGVASITATAEGRSASSQLTATLPPVAAVTVAPATLSMSRNRSLQFVATPRDAHGQPLTGRVVTWLSGSPSIARVDANGLVTSLTVGTVLIIATSEGQRGIATVTVR from the coding sequence GTGAGGCGACAGCTTCGCCTCGACGCGCGCGGCGTTGCCGCCATCGCCATGGCCGTCGCCGTCCTCTCGTGCCACGAGGTCATCCCTGCCGACTCGATCGTGTCCCGCGTGGAGCTCTCGCCCATCGACGTGTCGCTCCTCGTAGGGCGTGACACGGCGTTGCGTGCCAGGGTGCAGCTGGGCTCCGGCACGTTCCTGGAGCCTGGAGGCGTGTTCTGGTCGTCGGCCGATCCGGCGGTCGCGTCGGTCGATGCTGCCGGTCGCGTGAGCGCCGTCTCGGCCGGTAGTACGCGCATAGCCGCGAGCGCGGGCGGCAAGTCGGCGCTCGCACTGATCACGGTCGCAGTGCCCCCGATCACCATCGTCCGTGTGGCGCCGGCCTCGTCGGGCGTGACGGTTGGCTCGTCGGTGACGCTGCGCGCCAATGCGCTCCTCTCGACCGGCGACACGGTCAAGGGACGCCCGGTGGCGTGGCGCACGAGCGCGTCGGGCGTGGCCACCGTGTCGACGGCGGGCGCCGTACAGGCGATGGCGCCGGGTTCGGCCACCATTACCGCCACGGTGGACGGCGTGAGCGGCACCGCGACGATCAGCGTGACGCCGGTGCCGGTGGCCGCGGTCGCCGTCACGCCGGCACGGGCGTCGGTCATCGTGACAAACTCGGCGCAGCTTGCCGCCGCCACTCAGTCAGCGACCGGTGCGGTGCTCACGGGTCGAGTGGTGACCTGGTCGACGGACGCGCCGACGATCGCCACCGTGTCGACGACCGGCCTCGTCACGACGCTCAACACCGGCACCGCGACGATCACCGCGACCAGCGAGGGTCGGCGCGGGACTTCGCGGATCACCGTGCTGCCGATTCCTGTGCGCTCGGTGAGCATCCTGCCCACGAGCGTCGACCTGCTGGTCGGCGCGACCGCGCGGCTGACCGCGGTGCCTCGTGATTCGGCGGGCACGGCGCTCCCCGGCCGACGGGTCAGCTGGAGCAGCTCCCAGCCATCGATCGCCACAGTGGACTCCACCGGCCTCGCGGTGGCCGTCGCGCCCGGTGTCGCGAGCATCACCGCGACCGCGGAGGGACGAAGCGCGTCGTCCCAGCTCACGGCGACGCTGCCACCGGTGGCCGCCGTGACGGTGGCACCGGCCACGCTGTCGATGAGCCGCAATCGGTCCCTGCAGTTCGTTGCCACCCCGCGCGACGCGCACGGTCAGCCGCTCACCGGCCGCGTGGTGACCTGGCTCTCCGGATCGCCCTCGATCGCCCGGGTGGACGCCAATGGGCTCGTCACGTCCCTAACGGTCGGCACCGTGCTGATCATTGCGACGTCCGAGGGGCAGCGCGGAATCGCCACCGTCACGGTGCGCTGA
- a CDS encoding AI-2E family transporter, with protein MRDTLEWAIRRTGLPLPTPVFGPRDAWPAEEAERAPTAAERNGAVAAAALALIAALGLLYTLYLARQVILPVVIAILLSFLLRGPVRWLRRHRVREPVGAALVVFGGLIVAVVVMLLLVGPATSWLARAPTVVEQADQKLRTLVRPLLRFEATAARVEQIASGATTGTGAAAPAAPVASPTGGILRKAFGGAANLLVVAVSIIFLTYFLLASGDLFMRKLMKVLPYREEHSGVPQRISDEVEAAVSAYLRTSLLINVGLGFATWGILQLLGMPNAGLWGAMAGVLNVVPYLGALLTAGVLAVAAITVFDSIGHALLVPMAFFFLNIIESNVVTPMLMGRTFPLNPVALFIGVLVWGFVWGIPGAILAVPIMVTLKILCDHIPALRPFGEFLGQ; from the coding sequence ATGCGCGACACCCTGGAATGGGCGATTCGCCGCACGGGCCTCCCGTTGCCGACGCCGGTGTTCGGCCCTCGCGACGCGTGGCCAGCGGAGGAGGCCGAGCGGGCGCCAACGGCGGCGGAGCGCAATGGCGCCGTTGCCGCTGCCGCGCTTGCGCTGATCGCGGCGCTGGGGCTGCTCTACACGCTCTACCTCGCGCGGCAGGTGATCCTGCCCGTCGTGATCGCCATCCTGCTCTCGTTCCTGCTGCGTGGGCCGGTGCGGTGGCTCCGGCGGCACCGCGTGCGCGAGCCCGTGGGTGCCGCGCTCGTCGTCTTTGGCGGGTTGATCGTGGCGGTGGTCGTGATGCTGTTGCTCGTTGGGCCAGCGACCAGTTGGCTGGCGCGCGCCCCGACCGTGGTGGAACAGGCCGACCAGAAACTGCGCACGCTCGTGCGCCCGTTGCTGCGGTTCGAGGCGACCGCCGCGCGCGTGGAGCAGATCGCGTCGGGTGCTACCACGGGGACAGGAGCAGCAGCACCTGCCGCGCCGGTCGCGTCGCCCACCGGCGGCATCCTGCGCAAGGCGTTCGGCGGCGCTGCCAACCTGCTCGTCGTGGCGGTGAGCATCATCTTCCTCACGTACTTTCTGTTGGCCTCGGGCGACCTGTTCATGCGCAAGCTCATGAAGGTGCTGCCCTACCGCGAGGAGCACTCGGGGGTTCCACAGCGCATCAGCGATGAGGTGGAGGCCGCGGTATCCGCATACCTCCGCACGTCCCTGCTCATCAACGTGGGACTCGGCTTCGCCACGTGGGGGATCCTTCAGCTGCTCGGCATGCCCAACGCCGGGCTCTGGGGCGCGATGGCCGGCGTGCTCAACGTGGTGCCCTACCTCGGCGCGCTGCTCACCGCCGGCGTGCTGGCCGTGGCCGCGATCACCGTCTTCGATTCCATCGGGCACGCGCTGCTCGTTCCCATGGCCTTCTTCTTCCTCAACATCATCGAGAGCAACGTGGTGACGCCGATGCTGATGGGGCGCACGTTTCCGCTCAACCCCGTCGCGTTGTTCATCGGTGTGCTCGTGTGGGGCTTCGTCTGGGGTATTCCCGGCGCGATCCTCGCCGTGCCCATCATGGTCACGCTCAAGATCCTCTGCGACCACATCCCCGCGCTGCGTCCGTTCGGAGAGTTCCTGGGTCAGTAG
- a CDS encoding GNAT family N-acetyltransferase, with the protein MSVSVRAASLEEIAPLRQRYVDALACQVVRDSIHARPGWTTEYAIIGEESIIGYASVAVGGPWSGMPTVYEYHVEPRWRSSAFTCFEAFLAVCRPGAMTAQSNDILATVMLHTYARDVSVEAILFADVGATSHCPDGATFRQPNPGEIGDIADPTGKWRGVVEWHGEIVATGGAHLHYNHPYADLFMETSEPHRRRGFGAFLVQELKRMCYAEGRIPAARCNVGNEASRRTLTSAGFAPCGHLLVGALDCGG; encoded by the coding sequence GTGAGCGTCTCCGTGCGAGCGGCGAGCCTCGAGGAGATCGCACCGTTGCGCCAGCGGTACGTCGACGCGCTGGCGTGTCAGGTGGTGCGCGACTCCATCCACGCTCGCCCTGGATGGACGACGGAATACGCCATCATCGGGGAGGAATCGATCATTGGATACGCCTCGGTGGCGGTGGGTGGACCGTGGTCCGGGATGCCCACCGTCTACGAGTACCATGTCGAGCCTCGCTGGCGGTCATCGGCATTCACCTGCTTCGAGGCATTCCTCGCGGTGTGTCGCCCGGGAGCCATGACGGCGCAGAGCAACGATATCCTCGCCACCGTCATGCTGCACACCTATGCCCGGGACGTGTCGGTCGAGGCCATCCTGTTTGCCGACGTCGGTGCGACATCGCACTGTCCGGACGGCGCGACATTCCGGCAACCGAACCCGGGGGAGATCGGCGACATCGCCGACCCGACGGGGAAATGGCGCGGAGTCGTGGAGTGGCACGGAGAGATCGTGGCAACGGGCGGCGCGCACCTTCACTACAACCACCCGTACGCTGACCTCTTCATGGAGACGTCGGAGCCGCATCGACGACGCGGCTTTGGCGCATTCCTGGTACAGGAGCTCAAGCGCATGTGCTACGCCGAAGGTCGCATCCCCGCGGCCCGGTGCAACGTGGGGAACGAAGCGTCGAGACGTACCCTGACCAGCGCGGGCTTCGCGCCGTGCGGGCACCTTCTGGTCGGCGCGCTGGACTGTGGTGGATGA
- a CDS encoding electron transfer flavoprotein subunit beta/FixA family protein, with product MKIAVCIKRVPEMDGAFRIAASGLAVDETGLKWDISDFDGYAVEAALQLTEKAGAGEVTVISLGPVVVQETLRKALSMGCAKAVHLACDQVPVDPFAIATALAAELQGGGYDLVMFGKMSIDSANGAVGLMVAELLGLPMVHACSKLDIAGASGTARREVEGGGELVRFPLPAVVSIDEGIARPRYPSLKGIMAAKKKPLDSRPAQLGNVALSVVRMELPSARAAGRIIGEGAAAVPELVRLLQTEAKVL from the coding sequence GTGAAGATCGCTGTCTGCATCAAGCGCGTCCCGGAGATGGACGGCGCCTTCAGGATCGCGGCGTCTGGCCTGGCGGTCGACGAAACGGGCCTCAAGTGGGACATCTCGGATTTCGATGGTTATGCCGTGGAGGCCGCGCTGCAGCTCACGGAGAAGGCCGGCGCCGGGGAGGTCACGGTCATCTCGTTAGGCCCGGTCGTTGTGCAGGAGACGCTGCGCAAGGCGCTCTCGATGGGCTGCGCGAAGGCCGTGCATCTGGCGTGTGACCAGGTGCCGGTGGATCCCTTCGCCATCGCGACGGCTCTCGCCGCGGAACTGCAGGGTGGCGGCTACGACCTCGTGATGTTCGGCAAGATGTCCATCGACTCGGCCAACGGCGCCGTGGGCCTGATGGTCGCCGAGCTGCTTGGATTGCCCATGGTGCACGCGTGCTCGAAGCTCGACATCGCCGGCGCGTCGGGCACGGCGCGCCGCGAGGTCGAAGGCGGTGGCGAGCTGGTCCGGTTCCCTCTGCCGGCCGTGGTGTCGATCGACGAAGGCATCGCGCGCCCGAGGTACCCGTCCCTCAAGGGCATCATGGCGGCAAAGAAGAAGCCGCTCGATTCGCGGCCGGCGCAACTCGGCAACGTAGCGCTTTCGGTGGTCCGCATGGAGCTGCCGTCTGCGCGCGCCGCGGGACGCATCATCGGCGAGGGCGCGGCGGCCGTGCCGGAACTCGTGCGACTCCTTCAGACCGAAGCCAAGGTACTCTGA
- a CDS encoding Ig-like domain-containing protein: protein MRLASALLLTLPVALAAQQATPPAVAKVVAEPARITMKAGQSVPLRITAYDAQGNPIPNAQLFVGGPRLSVSWSNGMLTAKQAGSWTAFAAAVGGSGTPVNIEIPVLVTWPDLTALTIDGESSRLYVGTTLAHALKGTHADGSPRPTLTATWRSSNEQVATVDRFGNVLALRPGPVTISAEAEGVTARKAYTVTANPVASLELGIAERTVNTGDVVHLAATAKRANGQAVADAKIAWSYRYVPDDTTAAPGGQGIIDHVLGKPVFAANAPGQYTLIAQSGNVFAQRVIDVKPRDVRRRITVSGRGTVHTTHTSDLWPWTGKDGRDYVLVGTWGGDGYALVFDITNMDAIVKTDSIKVDARTINDVTVSPDGRYGVLTREGASNRVNGVVILDLANPAHPKVASTFDQSLTGGVHNAFATNDYLYAISGGQKYVIIDVKDIYNPKYTGEYQHPGAYIHDLWVNNGIAYSAQGGAGAVIVDVGNGKWGGTPQKPKLINVFPINSGHEIYPYFQKSTGKTYLFLGDEEMSRQGRVWEGTNYINNMTEKGGIAQTSGGYVHIVDATDPMNMQKVGRYHLEDYGSHDIIVEDDVLYQAYYDGGVRVVDVSGELLGNLAEQRREIAVFKPFDPKGYTANAPFVMNAMPWKGRVLFTDFNSGLWAAKLEPKPKVTP from the coding sequence ATGAGACTCGCCTCCGCGTTGTTGCTGACGCTCCCAGTGGCGCTTGCCGCTCAACAGGCGACGCCCCCCGCCGTCGCCAAGGTCGTCGCCGAACCGGCGCGGATCACAATGAAGGCCGGTCAGTCGGTGCCGCTCCGGATCACCGCCTACGATGCCCAGGGCAACCCGATCCCCAACGCGCAACTGTTCGTCGGCGGTCCTCGGCTCTCCGTGAGCTGGTCCAACGGCATGCTCACGGCCAAACAGGCCGGCTCGTGGACGGCGTTTGCCGCAGCCGTTGGCGGGAGCGGCACGCCCGTGAATATCGAGATCCCGGTCCTCGTGACGTGGCCCGACCTGACCGCGCTCACCATCGACGGTGAATCCTCGCGGCTCTACGTGGGCACCACGCTCGCCCACGCGCTCAAGGGCACACACGCCGACGGTTCGCCGCGCCCGACGCTCACCGCGACATGGCGCAGTTCCAACGAGCAGGTCGCCACGGTCGATCGATTCGGGAACGTGCTCGCGTTGCGGCCCGGCCCGGTCACGATCAGCGCCGAAGCCGAAGGGGTCACGGCACGTAAGGCCTACACGGTGACGGCAAATCCCGTGGCCTCGCTCGAACTCGGAATCGCCGAGCGCACGGTCAACACCGGCGACGTGGTGCACCTGGCGGCAACGGCGAAGCGCGCCAACGGCCAGGCGGTGGCCGACGCGAAGATCGCGTGGAGCTATCGCTACGTCCCGGACGACACGACGGCGGCCCCGGGTGGCCAGGGAATCATCGACCACGTGCTCGGCAAGCCGGTCTTCGCGGCCAACGCGCCCGGGCAGTACACGCTCATCGCCCAGTCGGGGAACGTGTTCGCGCAGCGCGTGATCGACGTGAAGCCGCGTGACGTGCGACGGCGCATCACCGTGTCAGGGCGCGGCACCGTGCACACGACGCATACCTCGGACCTGTGGCCGTGGACGGGCAAGGACGGCCGCGACTACGTGCTCGTCGGGACTTGGGGTGGTGACGGCTACGCGCTCGTGTTCGACATCACGAACATGGACGCCATCGTGAAGACGGACTCCATCAAGGTGGATGCCCGGACCATCAACGACGTGACCGTGTCGCCCGACGGACGCTACGGCGTGCTGACGCGCGAGGGCGCCTCCAACCGCGTGAACGGCGTTGTCATCCTCGACCTCGCGAATCCGGCGCATCCCAAGGTGGCCTCGACGTTCGACCAGAGCCTCACCGGCGGCGTCCACAACGCCTTCGCGACCAACGACTACCTGTACGCGATCTCCGGCGGGCAGAAGTACGTCATCATCGACGTAAAGGACATCTACAACCCGAAGTACACCGGCGAATACCAGCACCCCGGAGCCTACATCCACGACCTCTGGGTCAACAACGGCATTGCCTACTCTGCCCAGGGTGGCGCGGGCGCAGTGATCGTGGACGTCGGCAACGGCAAGTGGGGTGGCACGCCGCAGAAGCCGAAGCTGATCAACGTGTTCCCGATCAACTCGGGGCACGAGATCTATCCGTATTTCCAGAAGAGCACGGGCAAGACGTACCTGTTCCTGGGCGACGAGGAGATGAGCCGACAGGGCCGCGTCTGGGAAGGCACGAACTACATCAACAACATGACCGAAAAGGGCGGCATTGCGCAGACCTCGGGCGGCTACGTGCACATCGTCGACGCGACCGATCCGATGAACATGCAGAAGGTGGGACGCTACCACCTGGAGGACTACGGCTCGCACGACATCATCGTCGAGGACGACGTGCTCTACCAGGCGTACTACGACGGCGGCGTTCGCGTCGTGGACGTGTCGGGCGAACTGCTGGGGAACCTCGCCGAGCAGCGCCGCGAGATTGCCGTGTTCAAGCCGTTCGATCCCAAGGGGTACACCGCCAATGCGCCGTTCGTGATGAACGCGATGCCGTGGAAGGGTCGCGTGCTGTTCACGGACTTCAACAGCGGGCTGTGGGCGGCGAAGCTGGAGCCGAAGCCGAAAGTCACGCCATAG
- a CDS encoding S9 family peptidase codes for MRPLCLFPLVAACVAIAPVVVAQERPSDTLLTVNHYLDFETVSDAKIAPDGRRVIYSRRFVDKQKDAFESALWIMNADGSENRFLARGSSPVWSPDGTRIAYVAEGEPRGPQVFVRWMNAEGATSQVTRVEYGPADVQWSPDGRWIGFSMFAPKPNVWAIDMPSPPPGATWTPAPRYVNTLHYRADRRGFLESGFVHLYVVPAEGGTPRQLTKGDWNAGSRFDGQPGSVGWSWTPDGRSIVFDGLMDPKADLNYRDSDINVVDVATGALRKLTAQRGSWSRPAVSPDGQWIAFSGYAATPQTYKTSELFVMKLDGSAQRKLSADLDRDVGDLTWARDNSGVYFSAADRGTSNVHFAALNGGVRPVTTGTHMLSLGSAATTGVAAGIRSAPSEPPDVVKFALTGAGGLTKLTSVNADILGNKALATLEELVVTSTSGTKVQGWIVKPPGFDASKKWPLIMEIHGGPHGMYNVGFSYMYQNFAANGYVVLYTNPRGSTGYGTDFGNAINKKYPGVDYDDLMAAVDSVVGRGYVDVSRMYVGGCSGGGVLSSWVIGHTNKFAGAAVRCPVMNWISFAGNADIPYFGHAWFEKPYWEDPKPWLEQSPLMYVGNVTTPTVIMTGELDLRTPMAQSEEYYTALKMRGVPTALLRFAGEFHGTGSKPSNFMRTQLYMMSWYQQHKRDRASM; via the coding sequence ATGCGTCCCCTCTGTCTGTTCCCGCTCGTTGCCGCCTGCGTCGCGATCGCGCCCGTCGTGGTCGCGCAGGAAAGGCCGTCGGATACCCTGCTCACCGTCAATCACTATCTCGACTTCGAGACGGTCAGCGATGCGAAGATCGCCCCGGACGGCCGGCGCGTGATCTACTCGCGCCGGTTCGTCGACAAACAGAAGGATGCCTTCGAGTCGGCGCTCTGGATCATGAACGCCGACGGCTCGGAGAATCGCTTCCTGGCGCGCGGCTCGAGCCCGGTGTGGTCTCCGGACGGCACGAGGATCGCCTACGTTGCCGAGGGAGAACCCCGGGGTCCGCAGGTGTTCGTACGATGGATGAACGCGGAGGGGGCGACGTCACAGGTGACGCGCGTGGAGTATGGGCCGGCTGACGTGCAGTGGTCGCCCGATGGTCGGTGGATCGGCTTTTCCATGTTTGCGCCGAAGCCGAATGTGTGGGCGATCGACATGCCGTCCCCTCCGCCGGGCGCGACGTGGACGCCGGCGCCCCGTTACGTGAACACGCTGCACTATCGCGCCGATCGTCGAGGGTTTCTGGAATCGGGTTTCGTGCACCTGTACGTGGTGCCCGCGGAGGGTGGGACGCCCCGGCAGCTCACGAAGGGCGACTGGAACGCGGGCTCGCGGTTCGACGGTCAGCCCGGATCGGTGGGCTGGAGCTGGACGCCCGACGGGCGTTCGATCGTGTTCGACGGGCTGATGGACCCGAAGGCCGACCTCAACTACCGCGACTCGGATATCAACGTCGTCGATGTCGCGACCGGCGCGCTGCGCAAGCTGACGGCCCAGCGGGGCTCGTGGTCGCGGCCCGCGGTGTCGCCCGACGGCCAGTGGATCGCGTTCTCCGGCTACGCCGCGACGCCGCAGACCTACAAGACGTCCGAGCTGTTCGTCATGAAGCTCGACGGTTCGGCCCAACGAAAGCTCTCGGCCGACCTCGACCGTGATGTGGGCGACCTCACCTGGGCGCGGGACAACAGCGGCGTGTACTTCAGCGCCGCGGACCGGGGAACGAGCAACGTGCACTTCGCGGCGCTGAACGGCGGCGTGCGCCCGGTGACGACGGGCACGCACATGCTCTCGTTAGGCTCGGCGGCCACGACCGGCGTCGCGGCCGGCATCCGCTCGGCGCCGAGCGAGCCGCCGGATGTGGTCAAGTTCGCGCTCACCGGCGCGGGCGGCCTCACGAAGCTCACGAGCGTGAACGCCGACATCCTGGGCAACAAGGCGCTCGCAACGCTCGAGGAGCTGGTGGTGACGTCGACCAGCGGGACGAAGGTGCAGGGCTGGATCGTCAAGCCGCCCGGCTTCGACGCGTCGAAGAAGTGGCCGCTGATCATGGAGATCCACGGCGGGCCGCACGGCATGTACAACGTCGGCTTCAGCTACATGTACCAGAACTTCGCGGCCAACGGCTACGTGGTGCTCTACACGAACCCGCGTGGCTCGACGGGCTACGGCACCGACTTCGGCAACGCGATCAACAAGAAGTATCCCGGCGTCGACTACGACGATCTCATGGCTGCCGTGGACTCCGTCGTGGGGCGCGGCTACGTGGACGTGTCACGCATGTACGTTGGCGGCTGTTCCGGCGGCGGTGTGCTGTCGAGCTGGGTGATCGGTCACACGAACAAGTTCGCGGGTGCGGCGGTGCGTTGCCCGGTGATGAACTGGATCTCGTTCGCCGGCAACGCCGACATTCCGTACTTTGGCCATGCGTGGTTCGAGAAGCCCTATTGGGAGGATCCCAAGCCGTGGCTCGAACAGTCGCCCCTGATGTACGTGGGGAACGTCACGACGCCGACGGTGATCATGACCGGGGAACTCGACCTGCGAACGCCGATGGCGCAGTCGGAGGAGTATTACACCGCGCTCAAGATGCGCGGCGTGCCGACGGCGCTGCTGCGGTTTGCCGGCGAGTTTCACGGCACGGGGTCGAAGCCGAGCAACTTCATGAGGACCCAGCTGTACATGATGAGCTGGTACCAGCAGCACAAGCGCGATCGAGCGTCGATGTGA